The following proteins are co-located in the Apium graveolens cultivar Ventura chromosome 5, ASM990537v1, whole genome shotgun sequence genome:
- the LOC141724478 gene encoding uncharacterized protein LOC141724478 isoform X2 translates to MPPRRNTRTNTQSEETNNNNNNNNNQDDTNQNVNPGPIDPAIAQILQILDQQTVHLAQQQRQTNPQVTFKTFQAVNPPEFKGSLELIEANVWLKEIEKAFALVKVKEEQKVEFASYYLKNEATYWWKMVKILEGTNVITWERFKELFLEKYFPQFVQDQMELKFLELKQGNMSVTDYENKFEELSRYVPSYVDTDRKKAKRFQQGLKPWIRGKVAIFELETYARVVQKAMIAETESEMSQKEKESKKKKFEGNEGQSQPGKFINFKKGKFQPGRNFNFRRQNAGGGGQGNRPVNVNQPNQLRLTFPDCQVCGKKHGGVCKKLNVVCFKCNQKGHYSRECRNQPAREPANKDQPIRNPTVKVPAIGFTCFKYGKPGHMARDCKTPAPVSNALRIMGATPTVNETPRARVFDMYVKDAIQDTDVVAELLVEARIQFSIVFSDF, encoded by the coding sequence atgcctcccagaagaaatacccgcaccaacacccagagtgaagaaaccaacaacaacaacaacaacaataacaaccaagatgatacaaaccagaatgtgaacccaggacccatagacccagcaatagcccagattcttcaaatcttggacCAACAAACTGTTCACCTGGCgcaacaacaaagacagaccaatccccaggtaactttcaaaacttttcaggcagtaaacccaccagaattcaagggctCCTTAGAGctgattgaagcaaatgtttggttaaaggaaatagagaaggcatttgccttagtaaaagtgaaagaggagcagaaggttgagtttgcaagttactatctgaagaatgaggccacctattggtggaagatggtgaagatattggaaggtacaaatgttattacttgggagaggtttaaggaattatttttagaaaagtattttcctcagtttgtccaggatcagatggaattgaagtttttagaattaaagcaaggaaacatgtcggtgacagattatgaaaacaagtttgaagaattgtcaaggtatgtgccgtcgtatgtggatactgataggaagaaagctaagagattccagcaaggcttgaagccatggatcagagggaaggtagctatttttgagttggagacctatgcaagagtggtacagaaggccatgatcgcggagacagagagtgagatgtcacagaaggagaaggaaagcaagaaaaagaaatttgaagggaatgaaggtcagtcacaaccagggaagtttataaattttaagaagggcaagtttcagccaggaaggaattttaatttcaggagacagaatgcaggcggcggaggccagggcaaccgtccagttaatgtgaatcagccgaatcagttgagactaacttttccagattgtcaagtttgtggaaagaagcatggaggagtttgtaaaaagttgaatgtggtatgtttcaaatgcaaccagaaagggcactattcgagggagtgtcgaaatcagccagcaagagagccagcaaataaggatcagcctatccgaaatccaactgtgaaggttccagccattggatttacgtgcttcaaatatggaaagccaggacatatggccagggattgcaagacaccagccccagtcagtaatgcattgaggattatgggagctaccccaacagtgaatgagactccaagggctagagtttttgacatgtatgtgaaggatgctatccaggatacagatgtcgtggcag
- the LOC141724478 gene encoding uncharacterized protein LOC141724478 isoform X4: MPPRRNTRTNTQSEETNNNNNNNNNQDDTNQNVNPGPIDPAIAQILQILDQQTVHLAQQQRQTNPQEIEKAFALVKVKEEQKVEFASYYLKNEATYWWKMVKILEGTNVITWERFKELFLEKYFPQFVQDQMELKFLELKQGNMSVTDYENKFEELSRYVPSYVDTDRKKAKRFQQGLKPWIRGKVAIFELETYARVVQKAMIAETESEMSQKEKESKKKKFEGNEGQSQPGKFINFKKGKFQPGRNFNFRRQNAGGGGQGNRPVNVNQPNQLRLTFPDCQVCGKKHGGVCKKLNVVCFKCNQKGHYSRECRNQPAREPANKDQPIRNPTVKVPAIGFTCFKYGKPGHMARDCKTPAPVSNALRIMGATPTVNETPRARVFDMYVKDAIQDTDVVAVKKEPVGSEDPQSSARARGSG; the protein is encoded by the exons atgcctcccagaagaaatacccgcaccaacacccagagtgaagaaaccaacaacaacaacaacaacaataacaaccaagatgatacaaaccagaatgtgaacccaggacccatagacccagcaatagcccagattcttcaaatcttggacCAACAAACTGTTCACCTGGCgcaacaacaaagacagaccaatccccag gaaatagagaaggcatttgccttagtaaaagtgaaagaggagcagaaggttgagtttgcaagttactatctgaagaatgaggccacctattggtggaagatggtgaagatattggaaggtacaaatgttattacttgggagaggtttaaggaattatttttagaaaagtattttcctcagtttgtccaggatcagatggaattgaagtttttagaattaaagcaaggaaacatgtcggtgacagattatgaaaacaagtttgaagaattgtcaaggtatgtgccgtcgtatgtggatactgataggaagaaagctaagagattccagcaaggcttgaagccatggatcagagggaaggtagctatttttgagttggagacctatgcaagagtggtacagaaggccatgatcgcggagacagagagtgagatgtcacagaaggagaaggaaagcaagaaaaagaaatttgaagggaatgaaggtcagtcacaaccagggaagtttataaattttaagaagggcaagtttcagccaggaaggaattttaatttcaggagacagaatgcaggcggcggaggccagggcaaccgtccagttaatgtgaatcagccgaatcagttgagactaacttttccagattgtcaagtttgtggaaagaagcatggaggagtttgtaaaaagttgaatgtggtatgtttcaaatgcaaccagaaagggcactattcgagggagtgtcgaaatcagccagcaagagagccagcaaataaggatcagcctatccgaaatccaactgtgaaggttccagccattggatttacgtgcttcaaatatggaaagccaggacatatggccagggattgcaagacaccagccccagtcagtaatgcattgaggattatgggagctaccccaacagtgaatgagactccaagggctagagtttttgacatgtatgtgaaggatgctatccaggatacagatgtcgtggcag
- the LOC141724478 gene encoding uncharacterized protein LOC141724478 isoform X3, translated as MPPRRNTRTNTQSEETNNNNNNNNNQDDTNQNVNPGPIDPAIAQILQILDQQTVHLAQQQRQTNPQVTFKTFQAVNPPEFKGSLELIEANVWLKEIEKAFALVKVKEEQKVEFASYYLKNEATYWWKMVKILEGTNVITWERFKELFLEKYFPQFVQDQMELKFLELKQGNMSVTDYENKFEELSRYVPSYVDTDRKKAKRFQQGLKPWIRGKVAIFELETYARVVQKAMIAETESEMSQKEKESKKKKFEGNEGQSQPGKFINFKKGKFQPGRNFNFRRQNAGGGGQGNRPVNVNQPNQLRLTFPDCQVCGKKHGGVCKKLNVVCFKCNQKGHYSRECRNQPAREPANKDQPIRNPTVKVPAIGFTCFKYGKPGHMARDCKTPAPVSNALRIMGATPTVNETPRARVFDMYVKDAIQDTDVVAEEARRRKGKHVVDE; from the coding sequence atgcctcccagaagaaatacccgcaccaacacccagagtgaagaaaccaacaacaacaacaacaacaataacaaccaagatgatacaaaccagaatgtgaacccaggacccatagacccagcaatagcccagattcttcaaatcttggacCAACAAACTGTTCACCTGGCgcaacaacaaagacagaccaatccccaggtaactttcaaaacttttcaggcagtaaacccaccagaattcaagggctCCTTAGAGctgattgaagcaaatgtttggttaaaggaaatagagaaggcatttgccttagtaaaagtgaaagaggagcagaaggttgagtttgcaagttactatctgaagaatgaggccacctattggtggaagatggtgaagatattggaaggtacaaatgttattacttgggagaggtttaaggaattatttttagaaaagtattttcctcagtttgtccaggatcagatggaattgaagtttttagaattaaagcaaggaaacatgtcggtgacagattatgaaaacaagtttgaagaattgtcaaggtatgtgccgtcgtatgtggatactgataggaagaaagctaagagattccagcaaggcttgaagccatggatcagagggaaggtagctatttttgagttggagacctatgcaagagtggtacagaaggccatgatcgcggagacagagagtgagatgtcacagaaggagaaggaaagcaagaaaaagaaatttgaagggaatgaaggtcagtcacaaccagggaagtttataaattttaagaagggcaagtttcagccaggaaggaattttaatttcaggagacagaatgcaggcggcggaggccagggcaaccgtccagttaatgtgaatcagccgaatcagttgagactaacttttccagattgtcaagtttgtggaaagaagcatggaggagtttgtaaaaagttgaatgtggtatgtttcaaatgcaaccagaaagggcactattcgagggagtgtcgaaatcagccagcaagagagccagcaaataaggatcagcctatccgaaatccaactgtgaaggttccagccattggatttacgtgcttcaaatatggaaagccaggacatatggccagggattgcaagacaccagccccagtcagtaatgcattgaggattatgggagctaccccaacagtgaatgagactccaagggctagagtttttgacatgtatgtgaaggatgctatccaggatacagatgtcgtggcag
- the LOC141724478 gene encoding uncharacterized protein LOC141724478 isoform X1, whose amino-acid sequence MPPRRNTRTNTQSEETNNNNNNNNNQDDTNQNVNPGPIDPAIAQILQILDQQTVHLAQQQRQTNPQVTFKTFQAVNPPEFKGSLELIEANVWLKEIEKAFALVKVKEEQKVEFASYYLKNEATYWWKMVKILEGTNVITWERFKELFLEKYFPQFVQDQMELKFLELKQGNMSVTDYENKFEELSRYVPSYVDTDRKKAKRFQQGLKPWIRGKVAIFELETYARVVQKAMIAETESEMSQKEKESKKKKFEGNEGQSQPGKFINFKKGKFQPGRNFNFRRQNAGGGGQGNRPVNVNQPNQLRLTFPDCQVCGKKHGGVCKKLNVVCFKCNQKGHYSRECRNQPAREPANKDQPIRNPTVKVPAIGFTCFKYGKPGHMARDCKTPAPVSNALRIMGATPTVNETPRARVFDMYVKDAIQDTDVVAVKKEPVGSEDPQSSARARGSG is encoded by the coding sequence atgcctcccagaagaaatacccgcaccaacacccagagtgaagaaaccaacaacaacaacaacaacaataacaaccaagatgatacaaaccagaatgtgaacccaggacccatagacccagcaatagcccagattcttcaaatcttggacCAACAAACTGTTCACCTGGCgcaacaacaaagacagaccaatccccaggtaactttcaaaacttttcaggcagtaaacccaccagaattcaagggctCCTTAGAGctgattgaagcaaatgtttggttaaaggaaatagagaaggcatttgccttagtaaaagtgaaagaggagcagaaggttgagtttgcaagttactatctgaagaatgaggccacctattggtggaagatggtgaagatattggaaggtacaaatgttattacttgggagaggtttaaggaattatttttagaaaagtattttcctcagtttgtccaggatcagatggaattgaagtttttagaattaaagcaaggaaacatgtcggtgacagattatgaaaacaagtttgaagaattgtcaaggtatgtgccgtcgtatgtggatactgataggaagaaagctaagagattccagcaaggcttgaagccatggatcagagggaaggtagctatttttgagttggagacctatgcaagagtggtacagaaggccatgatcgcggagacagagagtgagatgtcacagaaggagaaggaaagcaagaaaaagaaatttgaagggaatgaaggtcagtcacaaccagggaagtttataaattttaagaagggcaagtttcagccaggaaggaattttaatttcaggagacagaatgcaggcggcggaggccagggcaaccgtccagttaatgtgaatcagccgaatcagttgagactaacttttccagattgtcaagtttgtggaaagaagcatggaggagtttgtaaaaagttgaatgtggtatgtttcaaatgcaaccagaaagggcactattcgagggagtgtcgaaatcagccagcaagagagccagcaaataaggatcagcctatccgaaatccaactgtgaaggttccagccattggatttacgtgcttcaaatatggaaagccaggacatatggccagggattgcaagacaccagccccagtcagtaatgcattgaggattatgggagctaccccaacagtgaatgagactccaagggctagagtttttgacatgtatgtgaaggatgctatccaggatacagatgtcgtggcag